GGAGTGCCGTCATCCCAATGCCATCAGCGAGGCACAACTGGCACCGGTGTTTGCTTTTTACAGCCTTGAAGATGTGCAGGACCGACGCTTTCTTATTCCGGTGAAGACACGGAAAAATGAGGAGGCACTCTTTTACAGTTACCGAACCTTTGCTTTTGCTCCCGCAGATGAAGCGACCCGGGAGTTGGATGAGCGAATCAATGCCATCTTCATCCGAGCCCTTACGGAAAAGGGGCTGACCTATGATCCGGTGGATCCCGATTTTATCATTCAAACCTTTTACAGCTATCAGAGCAATTCGCTCTTTAAACCGCAATCCCCCACGCTGGGCAGTTATCAGCCTGTATGGCGCTTCGATACGCGTAGCCACCGGACCATGCGTTTGCCGGTTTATGATCCTTCCGAAGCTGTAAGAATAGAGGACATCGCCTTCAACCTTGAGTTTGGGTATCGTTTCTTCGACCGTAAGTTTATAGCCCCGGGTGAAATGAGCCTGATATGGGAGGGTGAAGTTAAGGAGCGCCTCACGGAGCATTACCCGTTGACCGATTATCTGGAACTGAACCTGCCGTTGATGCTGCTCAAGTTCCCTTATCCCGGCAATCAGAGTTATGCCACATTTGAGGTCAAATACCTTAAGTATCATTATACAGGTATCAGTTATGATATGAATGACCTGAAGAGTGTGGTATCAGTTGATCCGGGTTCACCCGCTCAATTGGCGGGAATCCTACCGGGTGACGTGGTGACCCATATACAGGGACAGCCGTTCTCGCACAATTCTTCACGGCCACTCACCGAGGGTTACCGTCGTTTTCTCTCGGAGACAATGCACCTGCGCGACAAGAAAACGCGTTATACCGATTCGAACGGTTTTCGTGATTGCATGTTTTGGGATGTTGCCAACTATCACGCCGTTTCAGAAGCATTGGCAGACAGCAGGCGCTACAAGGCTGCTTTCTCCTACCTTTTTGGATTTAATCAGTATGTCGAATGGCAAACACCTCTTACCATTAATATTGGTATAGAGCGCAACGGTCAGCCGATGAGTTTTGCCGTCACACCTGAAGTGCTTACCAGTTCTCATATTCTAGCCGAATGATTATAGGGTTGGATATGAATTTATTACCTTCAGATGCCAGTTTGAAGGAATAAGAAACAGAAAATATTTCTTGAATTTACTGCACAATTATTTGGAGGATATCAATAATCTTTACTATCTTTGTAGCCCTTTCGCTTAAAAAGGAAATGGCGCGGAAACGTTGTAGCGACAACGGATAGAGCCAAACAGATTGATTTCCAATTTGGTTTCCGGAAAGGAAAAGAAAAATGAAAAAAACTTTGCAAAAAGTTTTGGGGTTTGAAAAATAGTCCCTATCTTTGCACCCGCTTTTGAGAGGAACGCCTCAGAGAAAAGCGAGCAAGAAGCGATCTTTAGGTATTTACATACACATTTTGATAAGACATAAAGCAGAGTATACAAGGGTCTGTTTAGGTTGAGCCGGCGAGTAATTACCGGTAAGAGATAAACAGACAGATTGGTACCCGTTCAATTTAAACAGGAATATAAATCGTGAATCCGGGAGTTATTTTGAAGGGATCGACAAGAGCTCATAGACGTTGAGGTATAGATTTGGCAGATTTGCGACCGTGAAGTAGCCCTTCACTTGAAGGTTGTTTCAAGG
This genomic window from Dysgonomonadaceae bacterium zrk40 contains:
- a CDS encoding PDZ domain-containing protein, whose amino-acid sequence is MKRLTTILLILIAFFGTVTAQESESTCTLGFVFEISNDKSWGYMEPVVVHITPGSPADRAGLKLNDILLSVNGHGTYRQSFQTLRSWFAENDDEVTLAIRNFNHAFREINFRKECRHPNAISEAQLAPVFAFYSLEDVQDRRFLIPVKTRKNEEALFYSYRTFAFAPADEATRELDERINAIFIRALTEKGLTYDPVDPDFIIQTFYSYQSNSLFKPQSPTLGSYQPVWRFDTRSHRTMRLPVYDPSEAVRIEDIAFNLEFGYRFFDRKFIAPGEMSLIWEGEVKERLTEHYPLTDYLELNLPLMLLKFPYPGNQSYATFEVKYLKYHYTGISYDMNDLKSVVSVDPGSPAQLAGILPGDVVTHIQGQPFSHNSSRPLTEGYRRFLSETMHLRDKKTRYTDSNGFRDCMFWDVANYHAVSEALADSRRYKAAFSYLFGFNQYVEWQTPLTINIGIERNGQPMSFAVTPEVLTSSHILAE